In one Bosea sp. RAC05 genomic region, the following are encoded:
- a CDS encoding response regulator, whose protein sequence is MIKVLLVEDDAPTRWRLQDALGATGEFAVTAVATVTEARTHLCEAVPRVLLTDLQLPDGHGLDLIRETRHRHPETEIMVISILGDEESVIAAIRQGATGYLLKDAFPTDIAATVRDLVAGHSPISASIARFIVRRTQVQPAAAPAPQGLNTARLTPREIDILWGIAKGFSYADIAGHLGLSRQTVPGHIKNIYRKLEVNTRGEAVFEALQQGLIRL, encoded by the coding sequence ATGATCAAGGTGCTGCTCGTCGAGGATGACGCGCCGACGCGCTGGCGCCTCCAGGACGCGCTGGGGGCGACCGGAGAGTTCGCCGTCACCGCTGTTGCGACCGTCACTGAGGCCCGGACCCATCTCTGCGAGGCGGTGCCCCGTGTGCTGCTGACCGATCTGCAACTCCCCGACGGCCATGGCCTCGACCTGATCCGGGAGACGCGCCATCGCCATCCCGAGACGGAGATCATGGTGATCTCGATCCTCGGCGATGAGGAGAGCGTCATCGCCGCGATCCGCCAGGGTGCGACCGGCTATCTCCTCAAGGACGCCTTCCCGACCGACATCGCGGCGACGGTGCGCGACCTCGTCGCCGGCCATTCGCCGATCTCGGCCTCGATCGCGCGCTTCATCGTGCGGCGCACGCAGGTGCAGCCCGCCGCGGCCCCGGCCCCGCAGGGGCTCAACACGGCGCGGCTGACGCCTCGCGAGATCGACATCCTCTGGGGCATCGCCAAGGGCTTCAGCTATGCCGACATCGCCGGGCATCTCGGCCTGTCGCGGCAGACGGTGCCCGGCCACATCAAGAACATCTACCGCAAGCTCGAGGTCAACACGCGCGGCGAAGCGGTGTTCGAGGCGCTGCAGCAGGGCCTGATCCGGCTGTGA
- a CDS encoding sensor histidine kinase, whose protein sequence is MAPLGTPGLALRLLLYLALQALVVVGCLGLAALPTPEPPPRWQLTEAWLEPPGVMVSLPHHHSARFTMAAPPRYGLAFDRPAGLPEEPWSVLLPRFTNGVAVAVNGVEILDSRRNPAANRPDRSTPEIVVVPSSLLREGRNELTVRLFVWGPLTGFLDRIHVGPDAMLRPAHDQRVLLFVTLPIVLAAWQSILAVILGMMWLMRRHEPEYGALAASMAIGVMQTFISAPSGQSLYAGLNAVLIASPPLESAFGVLFFVLFLGMKLRRIAVLLFVPGLIITATGLFGGPGPVRTAYLMLGPATVACCLVLIAVVVALAFLQRRDATSLMLGSAVTVVLFFFARDILSILDIAPDRRMFFSRLSYSAMVIAIGIGLTWRFARAMNQVDSFAGRMVTLVREAEDKLRATLARDEERAWAMALAGERTRLMRDLHDGLGGQLVSIVALSERQQAAPIGEAARAALKDLRLVVDAMDDIGGDLMLALGAWRERTAAQLRAHRIELAWRVLTPQGLPVHPELRPGHVIQMLRLLDEAVTNAVKHAGAGTIMVDIETVAAADGQRGRISVRDDGRGFDAQPGSAAPPLAGRGLANMRRRAEGCGAQLAIVSGPEGTRVTLDLPGRFADLDAPGR, encoded by the coding sequence GTGGCGCCTCTTGGCACCCCCGGGCTGGCGCTGCGGCTGCTGCTTTATCTCGCGCTGCAGGCGCTCGTCGTGGTCGGCTGTCTCGGGCTCGCGGCCCTGCCGACGCCGGAGCCCCCGCCGCGCTGGCAGCTCACCGAGGCGTGGCTGGAGCCGCCGGGCGTGATGGTCAGCCTGCCGCATCACCACAGCGCCCGGTTCACGATGGCGGCTCCGCCCCGCTATGGGCTGGCCTTCGACAGGCCTGCCGGCCTGCCGGAGGAGCCCTGGTCGGTGCTGCTGCCGCGCTTCACCAACGGTGTCGCGGTCGCGGTCAACGGCGTCGAGATTCTCGACAGCCGCCGCAATCCGGCGGCGAACCGGCCCGACCGAAGCACTCCCGAGATCGTGGTGGTTCCGTCCTCCCTGCTGCGGGAGGGGCGCAACGAGCTGACGGTCAGGCTCTTCGTCTGGGGGCCGCTCACCGGCTTTCTCGACCGCATCCATGTCGGTCCGGACGCCATGCTGCGGCCGGCCCATGACCAGCGCGTCCTGCTCTTCGTGACGCTGCCGATTGTGCTGGCCGCCTGGCAGAGCATCCTCGCGGTCATCCTGGGCATGATGTGGCTGATGCGACGCCACGAGCCGGAATATGGCGCGCTCGCCGCCTCGATGGCGATCGGCGTGATGCAGACCTTCATCTCGGCGCCGAGCGGCCAGTCGCTCTATGCCGGGCTCAACGCGGTGCTGATCGCCTCGCCGCCGCTGGAGAGCGCTTTCGGGGTGCTGTTCTTCGTCCTGTTCCTCGGGATGAAGCTGCGACGGATCGCCGTGCTGCTCTTCGTACCCGGCCTGATCATCACCGCGACAGGGCTGTTCGGCGGCCCCGGCCCGGTTCGCACGGCCTATCTGATGCTCGGTCCGGCGACGGTGGCGTGCTGCCTGGTCCTGATCGCCGTCGTGGTCGCGCTTGCCTTCCTGCAACGCCGGGATGCGACCAGCCTCATGCTCGGCAGCGCGGTCACGGTCGTGCTGTTCTTCTTCGCGCGCGACATCCTGTCGATCCTCGACATCGCGCCCGACCGGCGGATGTTCTTCTCGCGCCTGTCCTACTCGGCCATGGTGATCGCGATCGGCATCGGTCTGACCTGGCGCTTTGCCCGTGCCATGAACCAGGTCGACAGCTTCGCCGGCCGGATGGTCACGCTCGTGCGCGAAGCGGAGGACAAGCTGCGTGCGACCCTGGCGCGGGACGAGGAGCGGGCGTGGGCGATGGCTCTGGCCGGCGAGCGGACGCGGCTGATGCGCGACCTGCATGACGGGCTCGGCGGCCAGCTCGTCAGCATCGTCGCGCTGAGCGAACGCCAGCAGGCCGCGCCGATCGGCGAGGCGGCGCGGGCCGCGCTGAAGGATCTGCGGCTGGTGGTCGACGCCATGGACGATATCGGCGGGGATCTGATGCTGGCGCTCGGGGCCTGGCGGGAGCGGACCGCGGCCCAGTTGCGGGCGCATCGCATCGAGCTGGCGTGGCGCGTGCTGACGCCGCAGGGGCTGCCCGTCCATCCCGAACTGCGTCCGGGCCACGTCATCCAGATGCTGCGTCTGCTCGACGAGGCGGTGACCAATGCGGTCAAGCATGCCGGTGCCGGCACGATCATGGTCGACATCGAGACCGTCGCGGCGGCGGACGGTCAACGCGGCCGCATCAGCGTGCGGGACGATGGCCGGGGCTTCGACGCCCAGCCCGGCAGCGCCGCCCCGCCTTTGGCCGGGCGGGGCCTCGCCAACATGCGCCGGCGCGCCGAAGGCTGCGGCGCGCAACTGGCGATCGTCTCGGGCCCGGAGGGGACGCGCGTGACGCTCGACCTTCCGGGCCGCTTCGCCGATCTCGACGCGCCCGGCCGTTGA
- a CDS encoding AraC family transcriptional regulator, which yields MPPTTTKMAMQRAAALVPLAGVLEDHGVSLASVLEGTGISAAEVRPDAFVAYADFLSVLDNACRLTGRDDIGILLGKRQTLAALGPLGRVLRHAATLGEAIGDFAAFQSHNSTGGSVYIMQADRDVILGYGVYDTSAPITNQIYDLVLAVGCNLIAELTGGQVAPEEIVMSRAAPRDPTRYMRLARCPVRFGQHQTGVILRASVLDFPLPAADRAQHDLALAQLLSVRHGTPLPLSAHVRHLLRPFLLRGHARMAEMAERLGLHPRAMRRRLRAEGTTFDAIRDEVRQVAARELLRLGDLSIADIAATLDYSTPSSFVHAFRRWSGTSPGLWRKAA from the coding sequence ATGCCGCCGACAACGACGAAGATGGCGATGCAACGCGCAGCCGCCCTGGTCCCGTTGGCAGGCGTGCTGGAAGACCACGGTGTCAGCCTGGCGTCCGTGCTGGAGGGCACGGGTATTTCGGCCGCTGAGGTTCGGCCGGATGCCTTCGTGGCTTATGCAGACTTTCTGTCGGTCCTCGACAACGCATGTCGCCTGACCGGCCGGGACGACATCGGGATCCTGCTTGGGAAGCGCCAGACACTCGCTGCGCTTGGCCCGCTGGGTCGCGTCCTGCGCCATGCCGCTACGCTGGGCGAGGCGATCGGCGATTTTGCCGCCTTCCAGAGCCACAACTCGACGGGCGGCTCGGTCTACATCATGCAGGCGGACCGCGACGTCATATTGGGGTACGGCGTTTACGACACGTCGGCACCGATCACGAACCAGATCTATGATCTGGTCCTTGCTGTTGGTTGCAATCTGATTGCCGAGCTGACCGGCGGGCAGGTTGCGCCAGAGGAAATCGTGATGTCCAGGGCGGCCCCTCGCGATCCAACCCGCTACATGCGCCTGGCGCGATGCCCGGTTCGCTTTGGCCAGCACCAGACGGGTGTGATCCTGCGGGCGTCGGTCCTGGATTTCCCGCTCCCGGCAGCCGACAGGGCGCAGCATGATCTCGCGCTGGCCCAGCTTCTCTCGGTCCGCCATGGGACACCGCTCCCCTTGTCCGCGCATGTCCGGCATCTCTTGCGCCCCTTCCTGCTGAGGGGCCATGCAAGGATGGCGGAGATGGCCGAGCGGCTTGGCTTGCACCCGCGCGCCATGAGGCGACGGCTGCGAGCGGAGGGAACCACGTTCGACGCGATCAGGGACGAGGTGCGTCAGGTCGCAGCGAGGGAACTGCTCAGGTTGGGCGATCTGAGCATCGCGGACATTGCTGCGACGCTCGACTATTCGACCCCGAGTTCCTTCGTGCACGCTTTTCGTCGGTGGAGCGGAACATCGCCTGGGCTTTGGCGAAAAGCCGCTTGA
- a CDS encoding DUF1254 domain-containing protein, which translates to MTIKLLTIAKGILLCLYVNAFALPASADTYKMRTEIAPGVATPDTLETTIGTLKLNDGFPTKETQAKIWDNLDRSRALQAYLLAIPIVNQAGMRDSLLKFGPVNRTNVIWENLVDPRTVELTANDNTIYSFIWLDTKDGPIVIEIPPKVLGSFNDFWYKWVADVGITGADKGQGGKYLILPPGYSGDVPSGYIVVRPSTYGLWTFFRAFLVDGKTEPGVQGVRDHLKIYPLARKDTPAPATLVNASGIPSNFVMPTDYSFWGLLNKVIQEEPPEGADPTTLGLFASIGIEKGKPFAPDERMKVILRDAANIGAVTARALALDIRGRDAFFYPDSKSSWRLPFFGGYKFQSQPGVSKLDGAVFYYMFATGVTPAMEEKMVGRGSQYPWTALDADGKPFDGSKTYRLTLPRNIPVKDFWSVIVYDVQTRSMLQTNQQRPSVSSQDKDLQVNADGSVDVYFGPSAPAGKESNWVQTIPGKGWFTLLRLYGPLEPWFDKSWRPGEITVVQ; encoded by the coding sequence ATGACCATCAAATTGCTGACCATCGCCAAAGGCATACTTCTCTGCCTGTACGTCAATGCGTTCGCGCTACCGGCCTCGGCCGACACCTACAAGATGAGGACCGAGATCGCTCCGGGTGTGGCGACGCCTGACACGCTGGAGACCACGATCGGGACGCTGAAGCTGAATGACGGCTTCCCGACCAAGGAAACGCAGGCGAAGATCTGGGACAACCTCGACCGCTCGCGCGCGCTGCAGGCCTATCTTCTGGCGATTCCGATCGTGAACCAGGCCGGAATGCGCGACAGTCTGCTGAAGTTCGGCCCGGTCAACAGGACCAACGTGATCTGGGAGAACCTTGTCGACCCGCGCACGGTGGAACTGACCGCGAACGACAACACGATCTACAGCTTTATCTGGCTGGATACGAAGGACGGCCCGATCGTCATCGAGATTCCCCCCAAGGTCTTGGGGTCGTTCAACGATTTCTGGTACAAATGGGTGGCTGACGTCGGGATCACAGGCGCCGACAAGGGCCAAGGTGGCAAGTATCTGATCCTGCCACCCGGCTATTCCGGCGACGTGCCGAGCGGCTATATCGTCGTGCGACCGAGCACCTATGGGCTCTGGACCTTCTTCCGGGCCTTCCTTGTCGATGGCAAGACCGAACCGGGCGTGCAGGGGGTGAGGGACCACCTCAAGATCTACCCGCTGGCCAGGAAGGACACCCCGGCGCCCGCGACGCTGGTCAATGCCTCGGGCATCCCGTCCAACTTCGTGATGCCGACGGACTATTCCTTCTGGGGCCTCTTGAACAAGGTCATCCAGGAAGAGCCCCCCGAGGGGGCAGACCCGACAACGCTGGGGCTCTTCGCTTCGATCGGGATCGAAAAGGGCAAGCCCTTCGCGCCGGACGAGCGCATGAAGGTGATCCTGAGGGATGCGGCCAACATCGGCGCGGTGACGGCGCGGGCGCTGGCGCTGGACATCAGGGGGCGCGACGCCTTCTTCTACCCCGACAGCAAGAGCAGTTGGCGGCTGCCCTTCTTCGGCGGCTACAAGTTCCAGTCGCAGCCGGGTGTGTCCAAACTCGACGGCGCCGTCTTCTACTACATGTTCGCCACAGGCGTGACGCCGGCGATGGAAGAGAAGATGGTCGGTCGGGGGTCGCAATACCCCTGGACCGCGCTCGACGCTGACGGCAAGCCGTTCGACGGGAGCAAGACCTATCGGCTGACGTTGCCCAGGAACATTCCGGTCAAGGATTTCTGGTCGGTCATCGTCTACGACGTTCAGACGAGGTCGATGCTGCAGACCAACCAGCAGCGGCCGAGCGTGTCGAGCCAGGACAAGGATCTGCAGGTCAATGCCGATGGCTCGGTGGACGTTTACTTCGGGCCGAGCGCCCCCGCGGGCAAGGAAAGCAACTGGGTCCAGACGATCCCCGGCAAGGGCTGGTTCACGCTGCTGAGGCTGTATGGCCCGCTGGAGCCGTGGTTCGACAAGAGCTGGAGACCGGGCGAAATCACGGTTGTCCAATAG